Proteins encoded together in one Myxocyprinus asiaticus isolate MX2 ecotype Aquarium Trade chromosome 21, UBuf_Myxa_2, whole genome shotgun sequence window:
- the c21h2orf50 gene encoding uncharacterized protein C2orf50 homolog — protein MDRKGNMRRATSAGYRLPDRPNGPVASQSSVSVFRHSASRTRNTEIQAQDDDTRDPVKQDQVWREFVRAERTGVKEWEKNWSFLKNFDQLGHPRTENPLPSSTSLHSDRVPNTTNQMFGSGLYTELGKELIRMDNLLILTTNCRKTKRNPEIQPC, from the exons ATGGATAGAAAAGGGAACATGCGGCGCGCCACTTCAGCTGGATACCGTTTACCAGACCGACCAAACGGTCCTGTTGCCTCGCAGTCCTCCGTCTCAGTGTTCAGGCATTCAGCGAGCAGGACACGAAACACCGAGATACAGGCACAAGACGATGACACCCGAGACCCAGTAAAACAGGACCAGGTTTGGAGAGAGTTTGTGCGCGCTGAGCGAACCGGAGTGAAGGAATG GGAGAAGAACTGGAGTTTCCTAAAGAACTTTGACCAGCTG GGTCATCCACGAACAGAAAATCCTCTCCCCAGCTCCACGTCTTTGCATTCAGATAGAGTCCCAAACACTACTAACCAAATGTTCGGCAGTGGTTTGTACACTGAGCTGGGCAAGGAGCTGATTCGCATGGACAATCTGCTAATCCTGACAACAAATTGCCGCAAGACCAAAAGGAATCCAGAGATTCAACCTTGTTGA